In Zingiber officinale cultivar Zhangliang chromosome 8B, Zo_v1.1, whole genome shotgun sequence, a single genomic region encodes these proteins:
- the LOC122014774 gene encoding protein CHROMATIN REMODELING 35-like encodes MDSMDLEANKRRKINNEDCNSFNSNPTTPNYGKVGNSNHFDYSKDFSFTNLLERMDGDKYGSVTKEFEAMHAHRIQMMNALSSLRPSPKPTRTPQGSTNVYPDNHTVIDLDDDTISDAVNPLDSLPPNGQPKENKAIVILDSDDEDASPAVGNKQSLRPADNISLLSASLASEIEKHILKASKLAQEASSYQLVQYDQGSHRPYITAAFKPIKQPSIQFEKVVLQTVDENQRLQNVVDETSVKINNEKQDLIKSKKGIDRKCSSKRKKRSEIQDADASNSIKSIVPYAELKQHNDDSEYVSAETLQEKIHNRSFNEDEKVLSESDGLEDLWKDMSLAMEFTKDDASDDQVVLEEVEEEEECGHSYLLQDDFGLVCRICGVIQKSIDTIFDYQWTKGSHSIRTYLSGQKNSKGLDEEIQFSGIKVSEDEFIDAEVSIHPRHLKQMKPHQLEGFNFLVKNLITDKPGGCILAHAPGSGKTFMLISFIQSFLAKYPSKKPMVVLPKGILPIWKKELQLWQVEDLPVIDLYSSKAENRSQQLGVLKVWQETNKSILFLGYKQFTNIVSDKENSKASAACREILLKVPGLLILDEGHTPRNEETYMLDSLAKVQTPRKVVLSGTLFQNHVREVFNILNLVRPKFLKMEHSRAIVKRVLSRVHISSGRKLSKMDNAFCELVEETLQNDDNFKRKVTVIQDLRELTKHVLHYYKGDFLEELPGLVDFTVMLNLNAKQKQMIERLPKSDKFRRTSLASAIYMHPQLYEAAEKDPGDRAASLNDYSAKFDSLLDSISFRDGIKTKFFLNILSLAESVGEKLLCFSHYLLPLKFLERLIVKTKGWHTGKEIFMISGDSSSEERERSMEQFNNSVDAKVFFGSIKACGEGISLVGASRIVILDVHLNPSVTRQAIGRAFRPGQLKKVYTYRLVGADSPEEEDHRTSFRKELISKMWFEWSEYRGLDFELDEVDPTSCDDEFLECRLVGEDIKTVYRR; translated from the exons ATGGACAG TATGGATCTTGAGGCTAATAAGAGGAGGAAGATCAACAATGAGGATTGCAACAGTTTCAATTCTAACCCAACTACTCCCAACTATGGAAAGGTTGGGAATTCTAACCATTTTGACTATTCAAAAGATTTCAGTTTTACCAACCTTCTGGAAAGGATGGATGGAGACAAGTATGGGAGCGTAACTAAAGAATTTGAAGCCATGCATGCTCATCGTATCCAAATGATGAATGCACTATCCTCATTGCGTCCAAGTCCTAAGCCCACCAGAACTCCTCAGGGCAGCACAAATGTTTACCCAGATAATCATACTGTAATTGATCTGGATGATGACACCATTTCAGACGCAGTTAACCCCTTGGATTCTCTTCCACCTAATGGTCAGCCGAAAGAGAACAAGGCAATTGTAATTTTAgattcagatgatgaagatgCCAGTCCTGCAGTTGGAAATAAACAATCTCTTCGGCCTGCTGATAACATATCGTTGTTAAGTGCATCCTTGGCAAGTGAAATAGAGAAGCATATACTAAAAGCTAGCAAATTAGCACAAGAGGCTAGCTCATATCAATTAGTCCAGTATGACCAAGGATCTCACAGGCCTTATATTACTGCTGCTTTTAAGCCAATCAAACAACCCTCTATTCAATTCGAAAAGGTGGTTCTACAGACAGTTGATGAAAATCAACGGCTGCAAAATGTTGTT GATGAAACAAGTGTAAAGATAAACAATGAAAAACAAGATCTAATCAAATCAAAAAAGGGAATTGACAGGAAATGTTCAtccaaaagaaagaaaagaagtgaGATACAAGATGCTGATGCTTCTAATAGTATAAAGAGTATTGTTCCATATGCTGAACTGAAACAACACAATGATGATTCTGAATATGTTTCTGCCGAGACTCTGCAAGAGAAGATACACAACAGGAGCTTCAATGAAGATGAAAAAGTATTGTCAGAAAGTGATGGCTTGGAAGATCTCTGGAAAGATATGTCATTAGCAATGGAGTTTACGAAG GATGATGCTTCTGACGATCAAGTTGTGctagaagaagtagaagaagaagaagaatgtggCCATTCCTACTTGCTCCAAGATGACTTTGGCCTTGTTTGCCGTATTTGTGGAGTAATACAGAAAAGCATAGATACTATATTTGACTACCAATGGACAAAG GGTTCACATTCAATTCGGACATACTTGTCTGGACAAAAGAACTCCAAGGGTCTAGATGAAGAAATTCAGTTCTCTGGAATCAAAGTGTCAGAAGATGAGTTCATTGATGCTGAAGTATCTATCCATCCCAGGCATCTGAAGCAAATGAAGCCACATCAACTGGAAGGCTTCAATTTCTTGGTTAAGAACTTGATTACAGATAAACCAGGAGGATGTATTCTAGCTCATGCACCTGGTTCTGGGAAAACCTTTATGCTTATAAGCTTCATCCAGAGTTTTTTAGCCAAGTACCCTTCCAAAAAGCCCATGGTTGTTTTGCCCAAAGGAATTTTGCCCATTTGGAAAAAGGAGCTACAACTGTGGCAGGTTGAAGATTTGCCTGTCATTGATTTATACTCCAGTAAGGCTGAGAATAGGTCGCAGCAGTTGGGAGTTCTAAAAGTTTGGCAAGAGACAAATAAAAGTATTCTCTTTTTAGGCTATAAACAGTTCACTAACATTGTTTCTGATAAAGAAAACAGCAAAGCATCTGCTGCATGTCGGGAAATACTTTTGAAAGTCCCTGGCCTTCTGATATTAGATGAAGGCCACACTCCAAGAAATGAAGAGACTTACATGCTAGATTCACTTGCGAAGGTGCAGACCCCCCGAAAAGTAGTACTTTCAGGAACTTTATTCCAGAATCATGTCAGGGAGGTCTTCAACATTTTGAATCTGGTGCGCCCTAAATTTCTGAAAATGGAGCATTCTCGAGCCATTGTCAAGCGGGTTCTAAGCAGAGTGCACATATCAAGTGGCAGGAAGCTCTCTAAAATGGATAATGCTTTCTGTGAACTGGTTGAGGAGACACTGCAGAATGATGacaattttaaaagaaaagtgACTGTGATACAAGACCTTCGTGAGTTAACCAAGCATGTCCTTCACTATTACAAGGGTGATTTTTTGGAGGAGCTGCCTGGTCTTGTTGATTTCACTGTTATGTTGAACCTCAATGCCAAGCAAAAACAGATGATTGAAAGGCTCCCAAAGTCTGACAAGTTCAGAAGAACCTCCTTGGCCAGTGCTATCTATATGCATCCTCAACTGTATGAAGCAGCAGAAAAGGATCCTGGAGACAGAGCTGCCTCATTAAATGATTACAGCGCTAAGTTTGATAGCTTGCTAGATTCAATAAGTTTTCGAGATGGCATCAAAACTAAGTTTTTTCTGAATATCCTGTCTCTTGCTGAGTCTGTGGGAGAGAAGCTACTTTGCTTTAGTCACTACCTTCTGcctttaaaatttttggaaaggCTGATAGTTAAGACCAAGGGTTGGCATACTGGAAAAGAAATTTTCATGATTAGCGGTGACTCATCATCTGAGGAACGAGAGAGGTCGATGGAACAATTTAACAATTCTGTTGATGCCAAGGTTTTCTTTGGTTCAATCAAGGCTTGTGGAGAGGGCATATCACTTGTAGGTGCATCAAGGATTGTGATTTTGGATGTGCACTTAAATCCGTCAGTAACTCGTCAAGCTATTGGTCGTGCATTTCGGCCAGGCCAACTGAAGAAAGTATACACATACAGATTGGTCGGCGCTGATTCTCCAGAGGAGGAAGATCATCGTACCTCCTTTAGAAAGGAGTTAATTTCAAAAATGTGGTTCGAGTGGTCTGAGTACCGTGGCCTGGACTTTGAGTTGGATGAGGTCGATCCTACCAGTTGTGATGATGAGTTTCTTGAATGCCGTCTTGTAGGAGAAGATATCAAAACAGTGTACAGAAGGTAA